A genome region from Paludibacterium sp. B53371 includes the following:
- a CDS encoding CidA/LrgA family protein, whose translation MKLSRLLRTVVQVALICLLLWLCNLLVAWSHLPLPGSVLGLGILALLLIGKVVPENVVELGAAWLLADMLLFFIPPVVAVLKYGTLISQSGLSLFVVLLGGTATVMIGTALVVDRVFAFETRLREGKQHA comes from the coding sequence GTGAAGTTGTCTCGTCTGTTGCGCACCGTGGTGCAAGTCGCGCTGATCTGCCTGCTGCTGTGGCTGTGCAACCTGCTGGTGGCCTGGAGCCACCTGCCCCTGCCGGGCAGCGTGCTCGGGCTCGGCATCCTCGCCCTGCTGCTGATCGGCAAGGTGGTGCCGGAAAACGTGGTCGAGCTGGGCGCCGCCTGGCTGCTGGCCGACATGCTGCTGTTCTTCATTCCGCCGGTGGTGGCCGTGCTCAAATACGGCACCCTGATCAGTCAGAGCGGCCTCTCCCTGTTCGTGGTACTGCTCGGCGGCACCGCCACCGTGATGATCGGCACCGCCCTGGTCGTCGATCGGGTCTTCGCCTTCGAAACCCGCCTGCGCGAGGGGAAACAACATGCCTGA
- a CDS encoding NAD(P)-dependent alcohol dehydrogenase encodes MSTSNVKAYAATSATTPLGPYPIQRRRVRDNDVEIDIHYCGVCHSDLHTARNDWNWTVYPIVPGHEIIGKVKAVGPGVTRFKVGDTVGVGCMVDSCGHCAACEDGYEQHCHSGATFTYGWPDSELGGITQGGYSEKIVVNQDFVLRVPDQLDMASAAPLLCAGITTWAPLQEAGIGPGSKVAVVGLGGLGHMAIKLASALGAEVTLMTRSAGKEQEARRLGAHHVVVSGDDASMTAVANQFHLIVDTVPYEHDLNPYLPTLTHKGKLVLVGYLGPLEPTLNSVVMIMGGRSLAGSMIGGIAATQQMLDFCGEHHIGADIEVIRMQDINQAYERMLKSDVKYRFVIDMASLKQEG; translated from the coding sequence ATGAGCACATCAAACGTTAAAGCTTATGCGGCCACCTCCGCCACCACCCCGCTGGGCCCCTATCCGATACAGCGTCGCCGGGTGCGCGACAATGACGTCGAAATCGACATCCACTACTGCGGCGTCTGCCATTCCGATCTGCATACCGCCCGCAACGACTGGAACTGGACGGTGTACCCGATCGTTCCCGGCCACGAAATCATCGGCAAAGTGAAAGCCGTCGGCCCCGGCGTCACCCGCTTCAAGGTCGGCGACACCGTCGGCGTCGGCTGCATGGTCGATTCCTGCGGCCACTGTGCCGCCTGCGAAGACGGCTACGAGCAGCATTGCCACAGCGGTGCTACCTTTACCTATGGCTGGCCCGACAGCGAACTGGGCGGCATCACCCAGGGCGGCTATTCCGAGAAGATCGTCGTCAACCAGGACTTCGTCCTGCGCGTACCCGATCAACTCGACATGGCCAGCGCCGCCCCCTTGCTGTGCGCCGGCATCACCACCTGGGCCCCGCTGCAGGAAGCCGGCATCGGTCCGGGCAGCAAGGTGGCAGTCGTCGGGCTCGGCGGCCTGGGCCATATGGCCATCAAGCTGGCCAGCGCCCTGGGGGCGGAAGTGACCCTGATGACCCGCTCGGCCGGCAAGGAACAGGAAGCCCGGCGCCTGGGTGCCCACCATGTCGTGGTCAGCGGCGACGATGCCAGCATGACGGCGGTGGCCAATCAGTTCCATCTGATCGTCGACACCGTGCCCTATGAACATGACCTGAACCCGTACCTGCCGACCCTGACCCACAAGGGCAAGCTGGTGCTGGTCGGCTACCTCGGCCCGCTGGAACCGACACTCAACTCGGTGGTGATGATCATGGGCGGACGCAGCCTGGCCGGATCGATGATCGGCGGCATTGCCGCCACTCAGCAAATGCTGGACTTCTGCGGCGAACACCACATTGGTGCCGATATCGAGGTGATTCGCATGCAGGACATCAATCAGGCCTATGAGCGTATGCTCAAGAGTGATGTGAAGTACCGTTTCGTCATCGACATGGCCTCCCTGAAGCAGGAAGGCTGA
- a CDS encoding LrgB family protein, which translates to MPDYLWALLSLAVTLTLYYLAKHHYGQTRRFWATPLLAAPAGVILLVYSLQIPLNDYFRYTHWLVMLLGPATIAFALPIYRQRQMILRYPITILSGVVTGLILGLASNWALAHLMGLPAVLERSVLPRSVSTPFALQVSAKFGGMPDITAMLVVLTGLIGMLCCEPLFKLTRIRTAHGRGAGLGSSAHGAGTAKAHELGLEEGVISSLTMIFTGIGMVLLAPLVASWLN; encoded by the coding sequence ATGCCTGACTATCTCTGGGCCCTGCTCAGCCTGGCCGTCACCCTGACCCTGTACTACCTGGCCAAGCACCATTACGGCCAGACCCGCCGCTTCTGGGCGACCCCGCTGCTGGCGGCGCCGGCCGGCGTCATCCTGCTGGTGTACTCGCTGCAGATCCCGCTGAATGACTATTTCCGCTACACCCACTGGCTGGTGATGCTGCTCGGGCCGGCCACCATTGCCTTTGCCCTGCCGATCTACCGCCAGCGCCAGATGATCCTGCGCTACCCGATCACCATCCTGTCCGGCGTCGTCACCGGGCTGATCCTCGGGCTGGCCTCCAACTGGGCCCTGGCCCATCTGATGGGGCTGCCGGCGGTACTGGAACGCAGCGTACTGCCACGCTCGGTGTCGACACCCTTTGCCCTGCAGGTCTCGGCCAAGTTCGGCGGCATGCCCGACATCACCGCCATGCTGGTGGTGCTGACCGGCTTGATCGGCATGCTGTGCTGCGAACCGCTGTTCAAGCTGACGCGCATCCGCACCGCCCATGGCCGTGGTGCCGGCCTCGGCTCCTCCGCCCATGGCGCCGGCACCGCCAAGGCCCATGAACTCGGCCTGGAAGAAGGCGTGATCTCCAGCCTGACCATGATCTTCACCGGCATCGGCATGGTACTGCTGGCCCCCCTGGTCGCCAGCTGGCTGAATTGA
- a CDS encoding alpha/beta hydrolase, whose protein sequence is MFASTPRFPSLGGLLSLCSALLMSSLPLLSKADTLPAQGSAMHLSQQWDKTFPESSKVNHRKVTFVNRYGITLAADLYLPKQHPAGPLPAIAVSGPFGAVKEQSSGRYAQTMAERGFVTLAFDPSYTGESSGTPRNVSSPEINTEDFMAAVDYLGLQANVDRQRIGIIGICGFGGMALNAAAADKRIKAVVTTSMYDMSRVMARGLGDSMSDAQRNQVLTFLSEQRWKDAAAGQPAPGSHSFAFDAEGKVLMTARGLPETLPANPHPVLQEFFEYYRTPRGYHSRSVNSTGAFTATSAMAFMNMPLMSHIQDIAPRPILLIAGEQAHSRYFSEDAYRAAAEPKQLLIIPGANHVDLYDRMDVIPFDTITAFFNRNLK, encoded by the coding sequence ATGTTTGCATCAACCCCCCGCTTTCCCTCCCTCGGAGGCTTGCTGTCGCTGTGCTCGGCACTGCTGATGAGTTCACTGCCACTCCTGTCCAAGGCAGACACCTTGCCGGCACAAGGCAGCGCCATGCACCTGAGTCAACAATGGGACAAGACCTTTCCCGAAAGCAGCAAGGTCAATCACCGCAAAGTCACCTTCGTCAACCGCTACGGCATCACCCTGGCGGCCGATCTGTATCTGCCGAAACAACACCCGGCCGGCCCCTTGCCCGCCATTGCCGTCAGCGGCCCATTCGGCGCCGTGAAAGAACAGTCCTCCGGACGCTATGCCCAGACCATGGCCGAGCGCGGCTTTGTGACCCTGGCCTTTGATCCCTCCTACACCGGAGAAAGCAGCGGCACCCCGCGCAATGTCTCCTCACCGGAAATCAACACCGAAGACTTCATGGCCGCCGTCGATTATCTCGGTCTGCAAGCCAACGTTGACCGCCAGCGCATCGGCATCATCGGTATCTGCGGCTTCGGCGGCATGGCCCTGAATGCCGCTGCCGCCGACAAGCGCATCAAAGCCGTCGTCACCACCAGCATGTACGACATGTCGCGCGTCATGGCCCGTGGACTGGGCGACAGCATGAGCGACGCCCAGCGCAACCAGGTATTGACCTTCCTGAGCGAGCAACGCTGGAAAGACGCCGCCGCCGGCCAGCCGGCCCCCGGCAGCCACAGCTTTGCCTTCGATGCCGAGGGGAAAGTGCTGATGACGGCACGCGGCCTGCCGGAAACCCTGCCGGCCAACCCGCACCCGGTGCTGCAGGAATTCTTCGAGTACTACCGCACCCCGCGCGGCTACCACAGCCGTTCCGTCAACTCGACCGGTGCCTTCACCGCCACCAGCGCCATGGCCTTCATGAACATGCCCCTGATGAGCCACATCCAGGACATCGCCCCGCGGCCGATCCTGCTGATCGCCGGCGAACAGGCCCACTCGCGCTATTTCAGCGAAGACGCCTACCGGGCGGCGGCAGAACCAAAACAGCTGCTGATTATCCCGGGCGCCAACCACGTCGACCTGTACGACCGCATGGACGTCATCCCCTTTGACACCATCACGGCCTTCTTCAACCGCAACCTGAAATGA
- a CDS encoding MFS transporter — MPPTQAIPPPARAAVWSLSLCVGLLIAAEFMPVSLLTPMARDLQATDGMAGQAISLSGLFAVLASLTIARLTARLDRKRVLLTLAGLMLLSLLLMAQAADFTGLMLSRALLGLVIGGFWSLATATVSRLVPAPAVPAALGTVYMGNAVATTLAAPLGSYLGGLIGWRGVFWLLVPLAALNLLALWRTLPVMPRQAARATTSPWQLLRRRHVRLALPAVMLTFAGAFCAFTYFRPFLEQQAHVSPQQLSLMLFSLGIAGLAGTRLATALLPRHLYRLLGRAPLALTLVTLALLMPGASLWGVAMLLFVWGCLNAAIPVGWSAWLALGVADQQESAGGLLVAGIQLAILLGGLLGGTLLDHLSIQATLLGAGSLMLLATLLLGNGQQLQPARPPERQALLPNPVEP, encoded by the coding sequence ATGCCACCAACCCAAGCCATCCCGCCGCCGGCACGCGCCGCCGTCTGGTCGCTGTCCCTGTGCGTCGGCCTGCTGATCGCGGCCGAATTCATGCCCGTCAGCCTGCTGACCCCCATGGCGCGCGACCTGCAGGCCACCGACGGCATGGCCGGACAAGCCATCTCCCTCTCCGGCCTGTTTGCCGTGCTGGCCAGCCTGACCATCGCCCGTCTGACTGCCCGTCTGGATCGCAAGCGGGTCTTGCTCACCCTGGCCGGCTTGATGCTGCTGTCACTGCTGCTGATGGCGCAGGCGGCAGACTTTACCGGCCTGATGCTGTCGCGTGCGCTGCTGGGACTGGTGATTGGCGGCTTCTGGTCCCTGGCGACCGCCACCGTCAGCCGACTGGTGCCGGCGCCCGCCGTCCCGGCCGCGCTCGGTACCGTCTACATGGGCAACGCCGTCGCGACCACCCTGGCCGCCCCGCTGGGCAGCTACCTGGGCGGCCTGATCGGCTGGCGCGGCGTATTCTGGCTGCTGGTGCCGCTGGCCGCCCTCAACCTGCTGGCACTCTGGCGCACACTGCCGGTCATGCCCCGTCAGGCCGCACGCGCCACGACATCACCCTGGCAGCTATTGCGACGGCGTCATGTCCGCCTGGCCCTGCCGGCCGTCATGCTGACCTTTGCCGGCGCCTTCTGCGCCTTCACCTATTTCCGGCCCTTCCTCGAGCAGCAAGCCCACGTCAGCCCGCAGCAACTGTCGCTGATGCTGTTCAGCCTGGGCATTGCCGGCCTGGCCGGCACCCGCCTGGCCACCGCCCTGCTGCCGCGCCATCTCTATCGCCTGCTCGGCCGCGCGCCCCTGGCGCTGACCCTGGTGACCCTCGCCCTGCTGATGCCGGGGGCCAGCCTGTGGGGGGTGGCCATGCTGCTGTTTGTCTGGGGCTGCCTGAACGCCGCCATCCCGGTCGGCTGGTCCGCCTGGCTGGCGCTGGGCGTGGCCGACCAGCAGGAAAGCGCCGGCGGTCTGCTGGTCGCCGGCATCCAGCTGGCCATCCTGCTCGGCGGCCTGCTCGGCGGCACCTTGCTCGACCATCTGTCGATCCAGGCCACCCTGCTTGGCGCCGGCAGCCTGATGCTGCTGGCGACCCTGCTGCTGGGCAACGGCCAGCAACTACAACCGGCACGACCGCCCGAAAGGCAAGCCTTACTCCCCAACCCTGTGGAACCATGA